One genomic segment of Rivularia sp. PCC 7116 includes these proteins:
- a CDS encoding gamma-glutamylcyclotransferase, which translates to MRTKNSDLLRVFVYGTLKPGEAYYQSYCSHKVVDAKKAWVSGELYALPQGYPAMTPGDNVVYGYLLSFTDSEILTSLDYLEDYRPQRPHNENLYNRIQVEIFDVENNSLGLAWVYIMDFAKVRQLKGTPQTDGLWSGKKVNS; encoded by the coding sequence ATGCGTACAAAAAACTCTGACTTATTACGGGTATTCGTTTACGGAACTCTCAAACCCGGTGAAGCATACTATCAATCATATTGTTCCCATAAAGTTGTGGATGCAAAAAAAGCTTGGGTTAGCGGTGAACTATATGCGCTTCCTCAAGGTTATCCAGCAATGACTCCAGGGGATAATGTAGTTTATGGGTATTTACTTTCGTTTACCGATTCAGAAATTTTGACTAGCCTCGATTATCTTGAAGATTATCGTCCTCAAAGACCGCATAATGAAAATCTTTATAATCGAATCCAAGTTGAAATATTCGATGTAGAAAATAATTCCCTTGGTTTAGCTTGGGTTTATATCATGGATTTTGCTAAAGTCCGCCAACTAAAAGGCACCCCACAAACTGATGGTTTGTGGAGTGGAAAAAAGGTAAATAGTTAA